Within Bradymonas sediminis, the genomic segment GATCGACATCGGAGACACAGATTTTGAATGCAATACGCCCATGAAAAACTCGTTTAATACTCAATAAATGCGACGCGCCAGGACATCCGAGGGAAGACGCGACTCAGCCGCCTCGCCTGGCAGTATAGGCGAGTTCCGGCGGGTCGCAATAACTTCGTCTTTTATGGGCTAAGTCGCGCCCGCGCGGGACTCTGCGAGGCCCGCGCGCTCGCCGGTCAGCTTATCCCAGGGAGTCGGCCCAGCGGGTCTTTCGCAGCTCTTCGACGTGACGCGCGCGGCGAAACGCGCGCTGCTCCTCGCTCAAACGCGGATCGTCCGGGTCGACCTCGCCGAGATTAAAGACCATGCACTTCGGCCCGCCGCCGCCCTTTCCGAAAAACTCGTTGACGTTGACCCCCACGACCTGGATCCCCTCGCCCTCGATGCGCGCGCGCAACTTCGCGTCGATCGCCGACGGAGTGTAGAGAAAGCGGCCCTTCTCGGTCTCCACGTAAAATGAATTGCCGATGAAATCGACGGCGTCGGCGTCGCTCATCTCGATGAGGCGCTCCGAAAATTCTTCGCGCAATTTCTCAACAGACTCATCGTCAAGCCCACCGGTCCACGCCAGCAGCGGGCCGCCGAGGTCGCAGAGCAAGCAATCACCGTGATAATATTTGGGGTTCGTCAATTTCAGACGCGTCATCGGCGCGCCAACGATCTCATCTTCGAGCCAGTCGGCGACCGGCGCATCGCTGCGAAATCCCCAGGTGAAGAGCCACCGCAGCGCGTCCCCTCTCCCCACCGGAAACGCATCGGCCTCGCCCTCAAAGAGCATCGACGCGGGATAATCTTTCACCGAGAATCCGAACTTCTCCATGAAATCGGAAAATAATTTCGCCTCACCCACGCGATGCGCGGCGGTGAAATGGCTGGGATAAAATTCCTTATCACCCGGCGCATCTTGGCCGAGGCGATTGGTCAAAAACCCCGCGTTCGCGGCGAAGACCATGCCGGTCAGCTCGGGCGTGGCGTCGATGATATAGACGTCGACGCCCCCTGCCAAAAGCGCGTCGATATAGGCGTGCCACTGCGGCCAGGCGCGCGCAATATCCACGGTTTTTAAGGAATTATCGGGCAGACGCGTGTGCGGGTTGGCCCCGCCCTTGATGGCAAAATGGCGAGGATCTGTCATTAATACGGCGGGCTTCATATGGAGGCTCCCTTAATTTTGGTCGTTTAGGTACGCACGCAAACTGATGCTCCCGCTTACCCCGAAATCCGCAGCCTGCAAAGGTTTTTGCGCTCCGGCGGGATTGGCGCTGCTGGAATTTTGGGTTCAAATTCCAGGATTCACTAGATATTTGACGGTTTTAGTATCAATATTCGACTTGCGCTCGCGCGCATGATCTCGCAGACTTCTTTTGCGCTATAAAACCACTTATTCAGGAAGAAAAATGGACGCTATTAGCATCGAAGACTTGGTGGGTGCCGGTTTTGACCGCGAGAACTGGCCTGAAGACGCCGCCGAGCCCGGAAGCGAGAATATCCGGGGTCGCGCGCTCGAAGGAAAGCAAGAGCTGTATCGCTACCAGATTAGCGACGGCGAGCAGGCGTACGCGATGGAAGTCGTGCTCGACCGCTCGACGGTGATGGACCCGGCCGAGGGCGTGACGTTTATGGTCAATCAATTCGCCTATTTATGGCGAACCGATAAGTCCAAGATCGTCTGCGCCCCCGACGGCGCCTGCCGGCGCATCCATTTCTAAGAAAATCGAAAGCGGCGCGCCGCGCCGCTTTCGAAGCTTCAAACGCTCAGGGGCGCACTTCAAAAGTGGCTTCGGCTTTCGGGTCGACCGCGCCGTTCACCACGGCGCGCGCCTTGAGCCGCCAATGCCCGCCTTCCTGGGTGAAGACCGCGTCCTCGGGAATATATAAGACAATCGGAATGACGAATTCGTAATTGGCCGGCAACTCGATCTCCTGGGCGACCTCGGCGGTCTTGGAGAACTCCTGCCATTTACCGTCGCGCTGCACCTGACCTTCCAGGCTGATCGCCACGAAGTCGACGGTGCGCATTTTGTCGGGACACAAGAGCGTCGCGCGCGCTTCGAGTTCGTCGCCCGGCTTAATATGTTCCTTGCCTAAGTCCAGGCGCAGCGACAACTCGCCGCCCGTGACAGAATTAAGCCTTCCGGTCAGAAATTTGAGGGTTTGACTGAGTTTAATCTTGGTCATGAGAAAGACTTGAGCTCGTAGAATCGCGCTAGAAATTTTATCGAAACACAACAGATAATTGAATATCAATACACGCGCTGATTGTGAAGCAAATCGACTCAGCTTTCAAACATCAGAATGACCCTTGGTATAATTAACTTGGGCGTCTTCTCAGTCGCTGCTAAGCTGAACGAGAACCATCGAGCACCCAACTCCTGAGGACACCCTCCGATGACCCCGCGCAAACGTCTTATCATCATCGCTTCGGCTGCCCTGCTGGGGCTGATCGCGCTATTCGCCGCCCTGAAACCGTGGACCGATAAGGCCCCGGAAGCCGCCAATTCGGTCGCGATATATGATGACGCTCTGGTAATGGACCTCCCGCTCACGGCATGGTCAGCGGACGAGGAAGCACGACGAAACGAGATCGAGGTGGATGCCGAGCGCGGACCGATACTACAGGTCGGTGATGCTGATCCGCTCCTACTCACGCCCACGCACCCGGCGCTCAAATTGTCGAATTGGCGCGTAATCAGCGACGATTCGATAACCCAGGTGGTCTCAGATGGCATGTGGAACGACGCACCGGCCG encodes:
- a CDS encoding dimethylarginine dimethylaminohydrolase family protein, which encodes MKPAVLMTDPRHFAIKGGANPHTRLPDNSLKTVDIARAWPQWHAYIDALLAGGVDVYIIDATPELTGMVFAANAGFLTNRLGQDAPGDKEFYPSHFTAAHRVGEAKLFSDFMEKFGFSVKDYPASMLFEGEADAFPVGRGDALRWLFTWGFRSDAPVADWLEDEIVGAPMTRLKLTNPKYYHGDCLLCDLGGPLLAWTGGLDDESVEKLREEFSERLIEMSDADAVDFIGNSFYVETEKGRFLYTPSAIDAKLRARIEGEGIQVVGVNVNEFFGKGGGGPKCMVFNLGEVDPDDPRLSEEQRAFRRARHVEELRKTRWADSLG
- a CDS encoding sporulation protein translates to MTKIKLSQTLKFLTGRLNSVTGGELSLRLDLGKEHIKPGDELEARATLLCPDKMRTVDFVAISLEGQVQRDGKWQEFSKTAEVAQEIELPANYEFVIPIVLYIPEDAVFTQEGGHWRLKARAVVNGAVDPKAEATFEVRP